The Mycobacteriales bacterium sequence CTGGAGGCGGATCAGCGCGGAGCCGGTCGCCTCGGCGACGGCCTTGGCCAGCTCGGTCTTGCCGACACCTGCCGGTCCCTCGACGAGCAGCGGCTTGCCGAGCCGGTCGGCCAGGAAGACGGTGGTGGCGATCGCGTCGTCGGTGAGGTAGCCGGCGGCGGACAGCCGCGACTGCACGTCGGCGACCGATGCGAACTGGGGGGTGAGCACGTCAGGATCCTCCTCGAAACCGAACGCCATTCTGCCCCGAGCGCCGCCAGGGGTCGCGCAGCGGGGGTCAGGAGCCCCGGGCCGTCAGCCACCACTGCTCGAACTCGCCGGGCGGCAGCGGGCGGCTCCACAGGAATCCCTGGCCGAAGTCGCAGCCCAGCCGGCGCAGCTCCTCGGCCTGCTCGGCCGACTCCACCCCCTCCGCGACGACCCTCAGCCGCAGTGCAAGGGCCAGGCTCACGGACGCCGACACGATGGTCGCGTCATCCGGGTCGGTCATCAGGCCGTCGACGAACTGACGGTCCACCTTCAGGGTGTCGACCGGCAACGTGCGCAGCTGCAGCAGCGAGGAGTAGCCGGTGCCGAAGTCGTCCACGGCGATACCGACCCCCATCGCCCGGAGCCGGTGCAACTGAGCGGTCGCCGCCTCGGCGTCCTGCACGACACCGGCCTCGGTGATCTCCAGCGACAGCGCGTGCGGGGACAGCCCGCTCGCGGCCAGCGCCGCCTCGACCCGCTCGACGAAATCACCCTGGACCAGCTGCCGGGGCGAGAGGTTCACGCTGACGGTGAGGGCACCGCCGCCGGGCAGGTCCCGGCGCCACCGGGCCATCTGCTCGCAGGCCTTGCGCAGCACCTCCCAGCCGAGCGGGACGACCAGCCCCGACTCCTCGGCGAGCGGGATGAAGTCGGCCGGCGACTGGAAGCCGCGCTCCGGGTGTTGCCACCGTACGAGCGCCTCGACCCCGGCCAGGCCGTTCTCGAGCGACATGATCGGCTGGTAGTAGACTTGGAGTTCACCCTGCTCGATGCCCCTGCGCAGGTCCGCCTCCGCCCTCAGCCGGTCGGCGGCGCCTTCCACGGCGCCCGGCGACGAGCTCTCCACCCGGTCGCCACCCCACCGTGTGCCGAGATGCGCCGCCGCCGCGGCCGCCGGCACCAGCTCCTCCGAGCGGGTGCCGGCCGCCGCGGTCGCGCTGAAGCCGGCGGTCAGCGTGACGGTGAGGTCCAGATCGTCGATCCGGTACGTGCCGGCCATGTGCCTGCGCAGGACATCGGCGGCCAGCACGCCGTGCGCCTCGTCACCGAGGCCGGGCAGCACGACGGCGAACTCGCCGCCGCCCAGGTAGCCCGCGGAGGGCCCGTCGACGTGCTGGCGCACGACAGGTAGCTCGAGCGCCTCCCGGAGGCGGTCGGCGAGGGAGGCGATCAGCCGGTCCATGCGGCCCTTGCCGAGGCTGTCGCTCAGGTCCGAACTCCTGTCCAGGACGACGACGACGACACCCACCACGGCGTTGGTCTCGGTCAGTGCCTCCACGGCCGTGTCGACCCGCTGGGCAAAAGCGGTGTGCCCGGGCAGGTGGGTGAGCGGGTCGTGCAGGCTCAGCGCCTCCAGCTCGTGCGCGATGACCACCACGCCGCTCGTGCGGCCGGCCCTGTCGCGCACGGGTGCCGTCTGCATCAGGACGGGCACGCTCTTGCCGTCCGCACGGTCGGCGAGCACGTCGAAGGCCCGGCCGATGTCGGCCGGCTCGCCGGTCCGCATGGTCATGAAACCGGGCCGCTCCTCGCGCGCGAACTCCTCGCCGGTGTGGTGGCGCAGCCGCAGGATCTCGCGCAGCTGGCGGCCCTGGAGCTCGGCGGGACCCTGCGCCCCGACGAATCTGGCGAGGGCATGGCTGGCGGCGGTGACCACGCCGTCGAGGTCGATCACCCCCATGACCTGCGGCACCGAGGCCAGCACGGTCGCCAGGCGCTCGCGCTGCGCGTGCACCTCCGACAGCTGCTGGGCCAGCTCGTCGCGCGCGGCGGCCAGCTCGGCCTCCTGCTGGCGCAGCTGCTGGTTGCTGATGACCAGGTCCTCGAAGCTGGACACCAGCAGGTCCAGGATCTGCTGGCGCTCGGCGGTGATCATGAAGCGCTGGTTGAGGAAGAACAGCTCCAGGCCCATCTGCGTCTGGCCGCTGTCCCGCAGGTTCCTGTTGTGCAGCATCATCTCGACCCGGCTGTTGAGGTGCGAGAAGGAGTACGGCTTGCGCAGGAAGTTGTCGGCGCCGGCCTGCAGACCGTGCACCACGTCGAGCGGGTCGGTCATCGACGTCAGCAGCACGACCGGCAACCGGTGGTCGTGCTGCTTGGCCTGCCGGCACAGCTCGTAGCCGTTCATGCCCGGCATGACGATGTCGCTGATCAGCATGTCGACGCCGCCGCGCCGGATGTGCTCGATCGCCTCCTCGCCGTCGGCTGCCGCGACCACCTCGTAGCCGACGTCCTCCAGGTGAGCCCGCAGGACCTCGCGCTGAGTGCGGCTGTCCTCGGCGATGAGCAGCTTTCCCGGCACGGCTGTTCCCCTCGTCACGATGTCGCCGGCAGCATGCGTGCCAGCGTCTCTGCCAACTGCTGGATCGTTCCGACCGAGGTGGCCAGACCCGCCTCCGCCACCGCTCGCGGCATCCCGAAGACCACGGAGGACTCCGCGTCCTGCGCCAGCACCGGTGCGCCGACCTGGCGCAGCGCGCGGGCGCCCTCGAGTCCGTCCGAGCCCATCCCGGTGAGCACCACGCCCGCTGCACCCGCGCCGTACGCCGCGGCCAGCGAGCTGAACAGCACCGACGCCGATGGGCGGAAGCCGGCGATCGGTGGGGTGTCCGACAGCACGACGCGCCCGGCGCGCCCCACCTGCAGGTGGCACCGGTCGGGCGCGACGTAGATCCGGCCCCGCACCAGCGGCTCGTCCTGCTCGGCGAGCGTCACCGGGAGCGACGTGGCGCCGCCGAGCCACGACCTCAGCCCCGGGGCGAAACCGTCGGCGATGTGCTGCACGACCAGGACCGGCACGGACAGTCGCGTCGGCAGCAGCTCGAGCAGCCGGTAGAGCGCCGCCGGCCCTCCGGTGGACGCAGCCACGCCGACCGCACGCAGCGGCACCGCCGGCCGCACCCCGGCTTCCGGCACCGGCACCGGCACCGGCTGGCTTGCCGGGGCCTCGGCACCGCTGACGTCGAGGTACCGGCGGACCGGGTGCACGCCGGCCAGCAGCCGGACCAGCCGGACGAACCGCTGGGAGTCCTGCAGGAAGGTCGGCGAGCCGGGGCCGGCCGGCTTGGGGGCCAGGCTCAGCGCCCCGGCCTGCACGGCCCGCAGCGACAGCGCGACGTCGTGCGCGTCGTGGTGAGCGGTGACCACCAGGATCGGCGTCGGAAAGCGCATCATGATCTGCCGGGTCGCCTCGATCCCGTCCAGGTGCGGCATCTCGATGTCCATGACGACGATGGACGGGCGCAGCGCGGCGACCTGCTCGACGGCCTGCCGGCCGTCACCCGCCTCACCCACCACGACCAGCCGCGGGTCGTCCGCGCACAGCTGGCGCATCAGCTCTCGGGACGTCCGGGAATCGTCGGCGAGGAACACCCGCACGGGCGGGGCGGCGGCGTTCACAGCAGTCGCGCAATGGTGTCGAGCAGGGTGCCCTGCTGGAACTCGCCCTTGACGACGTACGCGTCGGCACCCGCCTCCAGCCCGCGCTGACGGTCCGCGGCGGTGTCGAGCGAGGTCACCAGCACGACGGGCAGCTCACGCAGCCGGGTCGAGCTGCGGATCCTGCGGCACAGGTCGATGCCGCTCATGCGCGGCATGTCGACGTCGGAGACGACCAGGTCCGCGCCGTCGGCCTGCAGCTGCTCCCAGGCGTCGGCGCCGTCCACCGCCACTGCGACGGAGTAGCCGGCGGCCTCGAGGATGCTGCGCTCCAGCGCCCGAGTCGTGACGGTGTCCTCGGCCAGCAGGATCCGGGCGGCGGCGGTCGGGGCGGCGCTGGCCGTCGCCAGCACCAGCGGTGCGGCGGTACGGCCGACGGCCACCGGGTTGACGACCACGGCGGGCAGATCACCCTGGACCACGATCACGCCGAGGAGGCCGGGCGCTCCCGCCAGCCGTGCCGGGACCGGCTCGACCGCGACCTCGAACTCGTCCAGCAGCGCGTCGACCACCAGGACCACGTCCCCGCCGCGCGGCACGATCACCCCGATCAGGTCACCGTCGTCCAGGGCCTGGTCGCCGAAACCGAGCGCACCGGACAGCGACACGGCTCGCACGCTCCGGTCGCCGAGGGTGAGCAGCACCGAGCCCTCCACCTCGCGCAGCGCCTGCCGCTCGACCTGCACCACCCGGTCGACCGAGGCGGTGGGCACGGCGACCGTCTGTCCGCCGGTACGGACGAGCAGGACCCGGAGTACGGCCAGGGTCACCGGAGTCGTCAGCCGCACCTCGGTCCCGACGTCTGGCTGCGAGACGACCTGTAGGTTCCCGCCGAGCTGCTCGAGGCGGGCGCGAGCGGCATCCAGCCCCACGCCCCGCCCGGAGACGGCGGTGACGTCGGCACGGCTGGACAGGCCGGGCACGAAGGCCAGCTCCATGTCGTCGTCCGGTGCCGCCAGTCCTCGCCGCTCGGCCGCCTCGCGCAGCCGACGGGCGTCGATCCCGGCTCCGTCGTCCCGCACCGTGACGTGCAGCATGCTGCCGTCCAGCGTGGCGACGACGCTGACCGTCCCGGTCGTGGACTTGCCGGCGGCGGCGCGCCCCGCGGGCTGCTCCAGACCGTGATCGACGGCGTTGCGGACCAGGTGCAGGAGCGGATCGCGCAGCGCGGCGATGACGCCGCGGTCGACGTCGATGTCGCCGCCCACCAGCTCGAACCGGGCTGCCTTTCCGGTGGTCGTGGCGACGTCCCGTACGACGCGGTCGAGCGAGCCGCAGGCGTCGGCGAAAGGCTGGGTGCGCAGGGACTGGGCGGCTTCGGCGACACCGGCGCTGGTGTGCTCCAGCGCGCGGTCGGTCACCTCCACCGACCGGGCGAGGGTAGTGACGGCCCGGGCTGCGTCGTCGAGCAGGGTGTCCAGCGAGTGCGCCACGCTGCCGGCGCGCTCCTGCCGGAGCGCGGCGCGCAGCCGGCTGCGTGCCGCCTCGACCCGTTCTGCGGCGTGCGCCGCCTGGTCGGCGACCTCGTGCAGTCGCCGGGTGGCGACCAGCCCCTCGCCGGCGCGGCGCAGCACGGCGTCGAGCTTGTCGGCGCTGACACGCAGGGAGGCGGCCGGCTGTGCCGGGACGGACACCGGCTCCGCCGGTGCGGGCTGCGCCGGTGCGGGCTGCGCCGGTGCGGGCTCCGGGTGCGGCGGCTGCGCCCGCGCGGGCTGCTCGGGGCCGGCGGACCTCCCGCCGGTGGGCGGCCCGTCCGCCGGCGCGGCGGCGACCTCGTGCAGGCCTGCGGCCAGTGCGGACAACGTGTCCGTCTCGCCGAGCAGCCGGGTGACCAGCGCGGAGTCCGGGTGCAGCTCCCCGTCGCGGACGGCGGCGAACGTGCTCTCCAGCCGGTCGCACACCTCGACGGCCTCCGGGACGGAGGCGGCGTGCGCTGCCCCCTTCAGGCTGTGCGCCGTGCGGAACAGCTCCTGCACGAGATCGGCGCCCGGCGCCTTGCCGGCATCCTGCTCCAGCCGGAGCAGCCCGGCGCCGAGGAGCTGCAGCCCGTCGTCGAGCTCCTCGGCGAACAACGCCCGGAGCCGGTGCTGCAGCTGCTCGTCAGCGCCCATCGGCAGCGGCTCCCACCAGCTCCTTCAGCTCGGCGGACACCCGGTGCAGGTCGCGGGCGGCCTGCTCGGCCTCGCGAGCCGACCTGGTGTTCTGCTCCATCACCTGCTCGATGTTGCGCATCGCCTCGCCGATCTGCCCGGTCACCACGGCCTGCTGCACCGAGGAGGCCGCGATCTGCTCGCCGGCCTCGGCGGCAGAGGCGACGTTGTCGGACAGCTCACGGATGGTCTGGCCGGCCTGCTCGGTGCGGCTGACGCCGTCCGCCACCCGCTTGGTGCCCTCCTCGCTGGCCATCACCGCCGTCGTCGTGCCCTGCTGGATCTCGCCCAGGATCTGGGAGACCTGCGCGGTGGCACGGCGGGACTGTCCGGCCAGGCCGCGCACCTCCCCGGCCACGACGGAGAACCCCTTGCCGTGCTCGCCGGCCCGAGCCGCCTCGATCGCGGCGTTCAGCGCCAGCAGGTGCGTCTGCCCGGCGATCTCCTCCACCGCCGAGACGATGTCGGAGATCGCCTGGGCCCGCTCGGCCAGCTCGACGACCGTACGGGCTGTCGTGTCGACCTGCTCACGGATCGCCACCATCCCCGCCGCGGACTCCGCGACGGCGCGTGTCCCGTCGTGCGCGACCTCGGCGGCACGCTGGGCCTGCTCCGCCACCGCCCGGGCCCGCTCGGCGCTCTGCTGCGCGGTCTGGACGAGTTCCTCCACCGTCGAGACGGTCTCCTGCACGGCCGCCGCCTGCTGCGCCGAACCGGACACCTGCTGGGTGGTCCCGGCCAGCACCTCGGCGGCGGCGGCGTCGACCGTGAGCGCCAGCCCCGACAGCCGGCGGGAGATGCGGTTCGTGAGCCACAGGCCGACCAGGAGTGCCGCGAGGAAGGCCACGGCGCCCAAGGCCCAGACCAGGTTCGTCGCTTCCTGGGCAGCGCTGTCGGAATCCGCCACGGCCGAGTCGATCTGCTCTTCCTGCAAGGCGATGAACTCGTTCAGCAGGGTCTCGAGCCGAAGGAGCGCCGGGGCCTGCCGCTCGGCGAACAGCGTCCCGATCGCCGCGGTCGTGATCCCCGGCCGCTGGGCGTCCCGCATCACCGCCGCAGACTCCTCCAACCAGCGGTCCCGGGCCGGCCGCACCTGCGCCACCAGCTGGCGCCCCGCCTCGGTGTAGACGCGACTCTCCAGGGCGGCGACGGCCTCCTCCGTCCGCCCCTCTGCCTCCTGGATCTGGGCCAGGTAGCCGGCGTCCCGGGTCAGCAGATAGCCGCGACTGGCGTTGGCCCGCTCGTGCACCGCGGCGTTCGTCCGGTGCGCATCGCTCACCAGTCTCGCGTCGCGGTCGATGACCTGGTTCTTCGCGGTGAGGACGCTCTGGAGGGCCAGGACGGCCACCAGGATCATCGCCAGGGTGGCCAAGAGCGGCACCGCGTAGCCCGCGAGCACCTGCTTGCGGATCGTCATGGTTGTTGCCACGAGGGCTCCTTCGTCGGGTCGGGCGGCGTGAGCGAGAGCCGGGGGTCGCGCAGCAGGACGGCGGGGTCCAGAACGAGGTCGCCGCCGGGAAGGAGCGCGGTGACCAGCCCGCCCGGCTCGGCCGGCGAGCTCAGCTCCTGCCGGCTGACCGTGACGATGTCCACGGTCGTGTCGGCGAGCAGCCCGAGCGGGGCCCGGGCGTGGTCCAGCACGATCACCCACTGCTGGTCGGGAGGGACGGATCCGGGCAGGCCGAGCAGGACGGCCAGGGCCGCGACAGCCAGGGCGTCTCCGTGCCCGCCCACCAGGCCGGTCAGTGCACCGCGGCCACCGGGCACCTGCGCCACCGGCCCCGGCGGGAGCACCTCCCGGATGCTGCCGACGGGGATCGCGACCTGCTGCCCGCCGGCGATGACGACGAGCAGGTCCACCGTGTCGTCGTCCTGCCGCTCGGCCAGCGGACGGGCCAGCTCGGCGGCGCGGGCGGCCAGCAGGACGTCGTCCCCGGTGCGCGTCGGCGGCGGCATCAACCACCGGCCGGGTGGTGGGACAGGTAGCGCGCGGCGATGGCGGCCAGGTGCCCGGCAGGCAGGTCGCCGACCAGGGCGACCGGAGCGTCGTCGGGCGCCGCCGCCAGCAGCCGGGAGCCGTTGCGGAAGCTGCGCCGCGCCCGCTCGGCGTTCCCGCGGGCATGCTCCACCTGACCCAGCAGCAGGTGCGCCGCGGCCAGCTCCGGCCCGAGGTAGACGGCTGAGGACGCCGCCTCCGCCGCCTCGTCGAGCCGCCCTGCCTCCAGCAGCACCACACCCGCGAGGTACCTCAGCTCCACGTCCAGCGGATGGGCCTGCGCCGCGTCGCCGGCGATGCGGCATGCCTCGGCGACGCGCCCGGCGTCGCCGAGGAGCCGGATCTGCTCGGCCAGCGCGGTGGCCGGCGTCGCCGCCGGGACCGGCGCGGGTATCGCCGCCGGGGCGGGCGGCCGCGCCGGTGACCGGTGGGCAGGTCGGGCGGCCGGGCGGCGGCGGTGGGCCTCGGGTGCCCCCGGCCGCGCGGAGGATCGCGGCTGCGACACGGCGGGCGGTAGCGCCGTCGCGGGCTGCAGCGCCGACACGGGGGGCGGCAGCCCCGGGAGGCCGGCGCGGGCGCGGCGGTAGGCCAGCCCGTACCGGGTGCGCACCGGCTCCAGCCCGGGCGCGTCCAGCGGCGGGTCCCCAGCGGCGGTGATCAGCCAGCCGTCCTGCGTGAGGGCACTGGCGAGCACCGCGGAGGCCCGCTGCACCGCCTCCCGGGTGAGGTAGATCAGCAGGTTGCGGCACAGCACGACGTCGAACCTGCCCGGCGGCGG is a genomic window containing:
- a CDS encoding EAL domain-containing protein, whose amino-acid sequence is MTRGTAVPGKLLIAEDSRTQREVLRAHLEDVGYEVVAAADGEEAIEHIRRGGVDMLISDIVMPGMNGYELCRQAKQHDHRLPVVLLTSMTDPLDVVHGLQAGADNFLRKPYSFSHLNSRVEMMLHNRNLRDSGQTQMGLELFFLNQRFMITAERQQILDLLVSSFEDLVISNQQLRQQEAELAAARDELAQQLSEVHAQRERLATVLASVPQVMGVIDLDGVVTAASHALARFVGAQGPAELQGRQLREILRLRHHTGEEFAREERPGFMTMRTGEPADIGRAFDVLADRADGKSVPVLMQTAPVRDRAGRTSGVVVIAHELEALSLHDPLTHLPGHTAFAQRVDTAVEALTETNAVVGVVVVVLDRSSDLSDSLGKGRMDRLIASLADRLREALELPVVRQHVDGPSAGYLGGGEFAVVLPGLGDEAHGVLAADVLRRHMAGTYRIDDLDLTVTLTAGFSATAAAGTRSEELVPAAAAAAHLGTRWGGDRVESSSPGAVEGAADRLRAEADLRRGIEQGELQVYYQPIMSLENGLAGVEALVRWQHPERGFQSPADFIPLAEESGLVVPLGWEVLRKACEQMARWRRDLPGGGALTVSVNLSPRQLVQGDFVERVEAALAASGLSPHALSLEITEAGVVQDAEAATAQLHRLRAMGVGIAVDDFGTGYSSLLQLRTLPVDTLKVDRQFVDGLMTDPDDATIVSASVSLALALRLRVVAEGVESAEQAEELRRLGCDFGQGFLWSRPLPPGEFEQWWLTARGS
- the cheB gene encoding chemotaxis-specific protein-glutamate methyltransferase CheB encodes the protein MNAAAPPVRVFLADDSRTSRELMRQLCADDPRLVVVGEAGDGRQAVEQVAALRPSIVVMDIEMPHLDGIEATRQIMMRFPTPILVVTAHHDAHDVALSLRAVQAGALSLAPKPAGPGSPTFLQDSQRFVRLVRLLAGVHPVRRYLDVSGAEAPASQPVPVPVPEAGVRPAVPLRAVGVAASTGGPAALYRLLELLPTRLSVPVLVVQHIADGFAPGLRSWLGGATSLPVTLAEQDEPLVRGRIYVAPDRCHLQVGRAGRVVLSDTPPIAGFRPSASVLFSSLAAAYGAGAAGVVLTGMGSDGLEGARALRQVGAPVLAQDAESSVVFGMPRAVAEAGLATSVGTIQQLAETLARMLPATS
- a CDS encoding protein-glutamate O-methyltransferase CheR; this translates as MTTSTDRSTAVVGYLEAALGLSFSGPRRTRLLAAIEAQRVASGLSPELFLDAVSRPGQVHDRLVAQVTVGETYFFRDRVQCDLLRALVLPELAARSGPEQSITLWSAGCASGEEPFTLAALAEEAGLGERCTVVGSDASGRALDKARRGTYGPWSMRSTTPAEQATHFRERDGHFQIAEQLRQRTRFVQRNLLNGPPPPGRFDVVLCRNLLIYLTREAVQRASAVLASALTQDGWLITAAGDPPLDAPGLEPVRTRYGLAYRRARAGLPGLPPPVSALQPATALPPAVSQPRSSARPGAPEAHRRRPAARPAHRSPARPPAPAAIPAPVPAATPATALAEQIRLLGDAGRVAEACRIAGDAAQAHPLDVELRYLAGVVLLEAGRLDEAAEAASSAVYLGPELAAAHLLLGQVEHARGNAERARRSFRNGSRLLAAAPDDAPVALVGDLPAGHLAAIAARYLSHHPAGG
- a CDS encoding chemotaxis protein CheW, which produces MPPPTRTGDDVLLAARAAELARPLAERQDDDTVDLLVVIAGGQQVAIPVGSIREVLPPGPVAQVPGGRGALTGLVGGHGDALAVAALAVLLGLPGSVPPDQQWVIVLDHARAPLGLLADTTVDIVTVSRQELSSPAEPGGLVTALLPGGDLVLDPAVLLRDPRLSLTPPDPTKEPSWQQP
- a CDS encoding methyl-accepting chemotaxis protein, which encodes MATTMTIRKQVLAGYAVPLLATLAMILVAVLALQSVLTAKNQVIDRDARLVSDAHRTNAAVHERANASRGYLLTRDAGYLAQIQEAEGRTEEAVAALESRVYTEAGRQLVAQVRPARDRWLEESAAVMRDAQRPGITTAAIGTLFAERQAPALLRLETLLNEFIALQEEQIDSAVADSDSAAQEATNLVWALGAVAFLAALLVGLWLTNRISRRLSGLALTVDAAAAEVLAGTTQQVSGSAQQAAAVQETVSTVEELVQTAQQSAERARAVAEQAQRAAEVAHDGTRAVAESAAGMVAIREQVDTTARTVVELAERAQAISDIVSAVEEIAGQTHLLALNAAIEAARAGEHGKGFSVVAGEVRGLAGQSRRATAQVSQILGEIQQGTTTAVMASEEGTKRVADGVSRTEQAGQTIRELSDNVASAAEAGEQIAASSVQQAVVTGQIGEAMRNIEQVMEQNTRSAREAEQAARDLHRVSAELKELVGAAADGR
- a CDS encoding response regulator yields the protein MGADEQLQHRLRALFAEELDDGLQLLGAGLLRLEQDAGKAPGADLVQELFRTAHSLKGAAHAASVPEAVEVCDRLESTFAAVRDGELHPDSALVTRLLGETDTLSALAAGLHEVAAAPADGPPTGGRSAGPEQPARAQPPHPEPAPAQPAPAQPAPAEPVSVPAQPAASLRVSADKLDAVLRRAGEGLVATRRLHEVADQAAHAAERVEAARSRLRAALRQERAGSVAHSLDTLLDDAARAVTTLARSVEVTDRALEHTSAGVAEAAQSLRTQPFADACGSLDRVVRDVATTTGKAARFELVGGDIDVDRGVIAALRDPLLHLVRNAVDHGLEQPAGRAAAGKSTTGTVSVVATLDGSMLHVTVRDDGAGIDARRLREAAERRGLAAPDDDMELAFVPGLSSRADVTAVSGRGVGLDAARARLEQLGGNLQVVSQPDVGTEVRLTTPVTLAVLRVLLVRTGGQTVAVPTASVDRVVQVERQALREVEGSVLLTLGDRSVRAVSLSGALGFGDQALDDGDLIGVIVPRGGDVVLVVDALLDEFEVAVEPVPARLAGAPGLLGVIVVQGDLPAVVVNPVAVGRTAAPLVLATASAAPTAAARILLAEDTVTTRALERSILEAAGYSVAVAVDGADAWEQLQADGADLVVSDVDMPRMSGIDLCRRIRSSTRLRELPVVLVTSLDTAADRQRGLEAGADAYVVKGEFQQGTLLDTIARLL